One segment of Gammaproteobacteria bacterium DNA contains the following:
- the putA gene encoding bifunctional proline dehydrogenase/L-glutamate gamma-semialdehyde dehydrogenase PutA: MIFSKKPELSAEFDHKLSHAYLWDEDDCVRSLLETLAPYTTLLETAEEEAARLVKDVRSRKAERTSMQSLMHEFSLNTDEGIVLMCIAEALLRIPDTHTISLLLEGKLAAAHWERHLGKGKSLFINASSWSLMFSGRLLKSASNHTRSYIQTFESLVSRMGEPLIRNVLKKMMQYLGQQFVLGTNIDMALKKSHSKGFDQYRYSFDMLGEAALTNKDASRYFDAYACAIKKIGSDNREQNVFSAPSISVKLSALHPRYELGKFERVERELGDALIELCHEAEANGIGLTLDAEEADRLELSLAIFKRVFFDSALKHWQGLGLAVQAYQKRAPLVIQQLASWAKEANKCIPIRLVKGAYWDTEIKRAQERGLESYPVYTRKQNTDASYLACAHHILKAGEVFYPQFATHNAYTVAAIRNMFRDRQAYEFQRLHGMGEQLYDSLISYSGPPCRVYAPVGRYEDLLPYLVRRLLENGANTSFVHRIEDDSVAVEDIVANPLRRLNALEKYANPKIVLPHYLYGDSRPNSKGVNFFNLERLTELQTHFNQISGRKTWRVTPLLAHIEKNVQATSIDILNPHTASKLGEAILTSPEQMHPAINSAEQGFRNWHLTLANKRADCLLRAADLFEEHRDELMFLCVKEGGRSVTDALSEIREAIDFCRYYAENGKVNFGSPNSLPGPTGETNRLSLTGRGIFVCISPWNFPVAIFVGQVAAALMAGNSVIAKPASQTTMCAFRCVQLIHDAGIPRDVLQFLPARGSDVSQHLLSDSRISGVAFTGSTDTAQQIQRTLSNRIGPLATLIAETGGLNVMIADSSALPEQVVADCIQSAFNSAGQRCSALRILCIQEDIADRVIELLCGAMAELSVGDPIMLETDVGPVIDEAALEKLRQHVEQLSSEKRLLFQTRVSAPSSGYLFGPALIELQSLSDLKEEIFGPVLHVVRFKADELHKLADEINATGYGLTFGIHSRIDQTIAWLCEHIRAGNIYVNRNMIGAVVGVQPFGGMGLSGTGPKAGGPHYLQRFATEKTVSINTAAVGGNAQLLASDE, from the coding sequence ATGATATTTTCAAAAAAGCCTGAGCTAAGCGCCGAATTCGATCACAAGTTGTCCCATGCGTATCTTTGGGACGAGGACGACTGTGTTCGCTCCCTGCTGGAAACACTAGCGCCATACACCACTCTGCTGGAAACCGCGGAAGAGGAAGCCGCACGACTGGTAAAAGATGTGCGCAGTCGCAAAGCCGAACGTACCAGTATGCAGTCGCTTATGCATGAGTTTAGCTTGAACACCGATGAAGGCATCGTCTTGATGTGTATTGCGGAAGCCTTACTTCGCATTCCCGATACTCATACGATTAGTCTGCTCTTAGAAGGAAAATTGGCGGCCGCGCATTGGGAACGTCATCTTGGAAAGGGGAAATCACTTTTTATCAATGCCTCCAGCTGGAGTCTGATGTTTAGTGGTCGACTGCTAAAGTCTGCCAGCAATCATACTCGTAGCTATATCCAAACGTTCGAGTCACTGGTAAGCCGCATGGGCGAACCATTAATCCGAAATGTGTTAAAAAAAATGATGCAGTATCTCGGTCAGCAGTTTGTACTGGGTACGAATATCGATATGGCACTAAAAAAGAGTCATTCGAAAGGTTTTGATCAGTACCGTTATTCATTTGATATGTTGGGCGAAGCTGCCCTGACAAATAAAGACGCCTCTCGTTACTTTGATGCTTATGCTTGCGCCATAAAAAAGATCGGTAGCGACAACAGGGAGCAAAATGTGTTCTCTGCGCCAAGCATATCTGTCAAGTTATCAGCACTTCACCCAAGATACGAACTTGGAAAGTTTGAACGTGTAGAAAGAGAGCTGGGGGACGCCTTGATTGAGCTTTGTCATGAAGCCGAAGCCAATGGAATCGGCCTCACTCTTGATGCAGAGGAGGCTGACCGACTTGAGTTATCTCTCGCAATCTTCAAACGTGTCTTTTTCGATAGTGCATTAAAACATTGGCAGGGACTAGGCCTGGCCGTACAGGCATACCAGAAACGAGCGCCACTCGTCATTCAACAGCTTGCTTCTTGGGCGAAGGAAGCGAACAAGTGTATTCCAATACGTCTTGTAAAGGGTGCCTACTGGGATACTGAAATCAAACGGGCGCAGGAACGCGGCCTTGAATCCTATCCTGTTTACACACGCAAACAAAACACTGATGCTTCCTATCTCGCCTGCGCACATCATATTTTGAAGGCCGGAGAGGTATTTTATCCCCAGTTTGCCACGCATAACGCCTATACCGTCGCCGCAATCCGAAACATGTTTCGTGATCGGCAGGCATACGAGTTTCAACGCCTGCATGGCATGGGCGAACAGCTTTACGATTCGTTAATCAGCTATTCTGGTCCACCATGTCGCGTTTACGCGCCGGTCGGACGCTATGAAGATTTGCTACCCTACTTGGTACGCCGCCTGTTAGAAAACGGCGCAAACACTTCCTTTGTTCATCGTATTGAAGACGATAGCGTTGCCGTCGAGGATATTGTTGCCAATCCGCTGCGCAGACTTAACGCACTTGAAAAGTATGCCAACCCCAAAATTGTGTTGCCGCACTACCTGTATGGCGATAGTCGCCCAAACTCAAAAGGTGTCAATTTCTTCAATCTTGAGAGATTAACGGAGTTGCAGACTCACTTTAATCAAATTAGTGGTCGAAAAACCTGGCGCGTCACACCACTTTTAGCTCATATAGAAAAAAATGTTCAAGCCACCAGCATCGACATATTAAACCCCCATACGGCATCGAAGCTCGGTGAAGCCATACTTACGTCACCAGAGCAAATGCATCCGGCAATAAACAGCGCAGAACAGGGTTTTCGAAACTGGCACCTAACCTTGGCAAATAAGCGCGCCGATTGCCTGCTTCGCGCCGCTGATTTGTTTGAAGAACATCGAGATGAATTGATGTTTTTATGCGTGAAGGAAGGTGGACGTAGTGTTACCGACGCTTTGTCAGAAATACGCGAGGCTATCGACTTCTGTCGCTACTACGCAGAAAACGGCAAGGTGAATTTTGGTTCACCTAATTCGTTGCCAGGCCCTACCGGTGAAACCAATCGACTTTCTTTAACAGGACGAGGCATTTTTGTTTGCATTAGCCCCTGGAACTTCCCCGTAGCAATTTTTGTAGGCCAAGTTGCTGCGGCATTAATGGCCGGAAATTCAGTTATCGCCAAGCCAGCTTCTCAAACGACTATGTGCGCTTTTCGATGCGTGCAATTAATACATGACGCAGGAATTCCCCGTGACGTATTGCAATTTCTTCCCGCGCGGGGCTCCGATGTAAGTCAGCATCTACTTAGCGACTCGCGAATTTCCGGCGTTGCATTTACCGGCTCTACAGATACCGCACAACAGATACAACGCACATTAAGCAATCGCATCGGTCCTCTTGCAACCTTAATTGCCGAGACCGGTGGACTAAACGTCATGATTGCCGACAGCTCTGCACTACCGGAACAGGTTGTTGCGGATTGCATACAGTCTGCCTTTAATAGCGCAGGACAACGTTGTTCGGCACTGCGTATTTTGTGTATCCAGGAGGACATCGCCGATCGCGTAATAGAATTACTATGCGGTGCTATGGCTGAACTTTCGGTAGGCGATCCGATTATGCTGGAAACCGATGTCGGGCCTGTCATTGACGAAGCCGCTTTGGAAAAACTAAGACAACACGTTGAACAATTGTCCTCCGAAAAGAGATTGCTATTTCAAACACGCGTTTCCGCGCCGAGCAGTGGATACTTATTCGGACCTGCCTTGATAGAGTTGCAGAGTTTGTCCGATCTAAAAGAAGAAATATTTGGGCCCGTCTTGCATGTAGTTAGATTTAAGGCTGATGAATTACATAAACTTGCAGACGAGATCAATGCCACTGGCTACGGACTTACCTTTGGCATACATAGCCGCATTGACCAAACCATCGCATGGCTGTGTGAACACATCCGTGCCGGGAATATCTATGTGAATCGCAATATGATAGGCGCCGTAGTCGGCGTGCAGCCGTTTGGTGGTATGGGCTTATCCGGGACCGGCCCGAAGGCCGGTGGACCACATTATCTACAACGCTTTGCGACTGAGAAAACGGTGAGCATCAATACCGCAGCGGTGGGAGGCAATGCTCAACTACTCGCATCCGACGAATAA
- a CDS encoding FGGY family carbohydrate kinase codes for MKTKKDNWYLALDQGGHATRGIVYDSQGKEIFSAYSEIDTYTPDNLRVEHDPVQYINSFSHILTRITQQTGEDAKRIVAAGLATQRSSMVCWDRETGEALSPILSWQDRRTLPDLGKYQTHQDLISKNTGLVLNAHYGASKMRWCLENLESVKRYCEGGRLAIGPVASFVLYKLINDHPFVCDPANAGRTLLYNYHTGDWDQTLLALFQIDRQHLPECRYTRDRFGTIQLGDRRIPLTICTGDQSAAIFAMGIPPSQTLFVNAGTGAFVQQVIAQQIDSEADGLLRSIVYTEPNSRLYVKEGTVNGAGRALQWYAQEHQVENYEDSLSLWTEQYQNPPVFLNMVSGIGSPFWISEGQSRFDRSCDSQEAMVAILESIVFMLQSNMALFSGYKNIQIGGGLGRNPGFCQKLADLSGIPVIRQSLSETTCAGLFFLLAEKTTSNDLHQKAFYPTCNPGLLDRFQQWRKLLDDHIR; via the coding sequence ATGAAAACGAAAAAGGATAACTGGTATCTCGCACTCGACCAGGGTGGACACGCCACCCGGGGCATTGTATACGACTCTCAAGGAAAAGAAATATTCTCCGCATATTCCGAAATTGATACGTATACACCTGACAATTTACGGGTGGAACACGACCCTGTTCAGTACATCAACAGTTTTTCTCACATTCTTACTCGAATTACCCAACAAACAGGCGAGGACGCTAAACGAATAGTTGCAGCCGGATTGGCTACGCAGCGCTCAAGCATGGTTTGCTGGGATCGAGAAACCGGCGAGGCTTTAAGCCCGATACTCAGTTGGCAAGACAGACGCACCCTCCCCGATCTTGGCAAATATCAAACCCATCAGGATTTGATTTCAAAAAATACCGGCCTGGTGTTGAACGCGCACTATGGCGCTAGCAAAATGCGCTGGTGTCTTGAAAATCTTGAATCCGTAAAGCGATATTGTGAAGGAGGACGTCTTGCAATTGGGCCAGTAGCGAGTTTTGTGCTCTACAAGTTAATAAACGACCACCCTTTTGTGTGTGATCCTGCTAATGCAGGTAGAACTTTACTCTACAACTATCACACAGGTGACTGGGATCAAACCTTGTTAGCGCTCTTTCAAATTGACAGGCAACATCTTCCTGAGTGCAGATATACCCGCGATCGTTTTGGAACAATACAACTTGGCGATAGGCGGATACCTCTCACTATTTGTACCGGCGATCAATCCGCAGCGATATTTGCAATGGGAATACCACCAAGCCAAACGCTGTTTGTAAATGCAGGCACTGGCGCCTTTGTCCAACAAGTCATTGCGCAACAGATAGATTCCGAAGCTGACGGCTTATTGCGCAGCATAGTGTATACAGAACCAAATTCAAGACTGTATGTAAAGGAAGGTACCGTAAATGGAGCCGGCCGCGCGTTACAGTGGTATGCACAGGAACACCAGGTAGAAAATTACGAGGACTCTCTCTCCTTGTGGACGGAGCAATACCAGAACCCACCCGTGTTTTTAAATATGGTATCCGGAATCGGCTCTCCCTTCTGGATTTCCGAGGGACAGAGCCGTTTTGACAGGTCTTGTGACTCACAAGAAGCCATGGTTGCAATACTGGAAAGCATCGTCTTCATGCTACAAAGCAATATGGCTTTGTTTTCCGGATATAAAAATATACAGATTGGCGGTGGTCTGGGAAGAAACCCGGGTTTTTGCCAAAAACTTGCGGACCTTTCCGGTATACCGGTTATACGGCAGTCTCTTTCTGAGACGACCTGTGCGGGTTTGTTTTTTCTCTTAGCGGAAAAAACGACGTCTAACGATTTACATCAAAAAGCATTCTATCCCACCTGCAACCCTGGTCTCCTGGACAGATTCCAGCAATGGCGCAAACTGCTCGACGACCACATCCGATAG
- a CDS encoding VOC family protein, protein MLITDLHHISFIVSDTKKSLAFYCDILELQVDEKRPDLGYPGAWINIGSYQLHLLELPNPDPTQGRPQHGGRDRHAAFKVDDFARLLQVLENHRIEYTLSRSGRQALFCRDPDGNALEFIA, encoded by the coding sequence ATGTTGATCACTGATCTGCACCATATCAGTTTCATCGTTTCTGATACAAAGAAGTCGCTGGCATTCTATTGCGACATTCTCGAATTGCAAGTTGACGAGAAGCGACCTGATCTTGGATATCCGGGTGCATGGATAAATATTGGTTCTTACCAGCTCCACTTGCTTGAATTGCCCAATCCCGATCCGACTCAAGGGCGCCCGCAACACGGTGGCCGCGATCGTCATGCCGCTTTCAAAGTCGACGATTTTGCACGATTGTTACAGGTGCTGGAAAATCATCGAATCGAATACACATTGAGTCGATCAGGTCGTCAGGCGTTGTTTTGTCGCGATCCTGATGGCAACGCGCTGGAGTTTATCGCCTGA